In Desulfobacterales bacterium, a single window of DNA contains:
- a CDS encoding acyl-CoA dehydrogenase gives MAQVISDRRDIDFVLHEQLEVANLSQHQLYEDFDKEMVDLIISTARDMAVREIFPTLKIGDEIGCKYENNHVITPNEFKRAWQALKEGDWFAIDRPREFGGQGMPATVATAARNYMVGANMGLMFLVLLIHGPGMLIEMFGSEHQRKLYLEKLYSGEWACSLMMTEPDSGSDLSHLKTTATRNSDGTFSLTGNKIFITYGDQDLTDNIIHVVLGRIKGAPSGARGVSLFLVPKIRINSDGSLGERNDVYCTGIEKKMGQHSAPSCAMTMGGRGECIGTLLGPENKGLSSLFVMLNHFRQIIGMQGMSMACSAYLYALEHARNRFQGSRLGTKDPSPISIINHPDIRRMLMIMKMYTEGTRSLLYYIANCEDKKAVSKSSEEKEKFQNLVDFLIPVAKSYVTDRAVEICNLGMQIFGGYGYIKDYPVEQLVRDVKILTIYEGTNGIHAIDLMGRKLMLKGGRLFRDFMSEVWRTVDTAKEIAGIDVFAQKVRNAVEKLEAVVSHLVNTAKGPDIEHAYLYASPFMDVTGDVIMAWMLLWRATVASRKLMEEENILDQAFYRGQIESAENFIRTVLPTTLARMGIIMDACTAALTISDEAFGCK, from the coding sequence ATGGCGCAGGTTATTTCCGATCGTAGAGACATTGATTTCGTGCTTCATGAACAACTTGAAGTGGCGAACTTGAGCCAACATCAGCTATATGAAGATTTTGACAAAGAAATGGTGGATTTGATCATTTCGACGGCCAGGGATATGGCCGTTCGAGAAATTTTTCCGACCCTGAAAATAGGCGATGAAATCGGCTGCAAGTATGAAAATAACCACGTAATTACACCAAATGAGTTCAAACGCGCCTGGCAGGCATTAAAAGAGGGGGACTGGTTCGCTATCGATCGCCCGCGGGAATTTGGCGGGCAGGGGATGCCGGCCACTGTCGCCACGGCAGCGAGAAACTATATGGTTGGGGCAAACATGGGATTAATGTTTCTTGTGCTTCTGATCCACGGCCCTGGCATGTTGATAGAGATGTTTGGCTCTGAACATCAACGAAAGCTCTATCTTGAAAAACTCTACTCCGGAGAATGGGCTTGCAGCTTGATGATGACCGAACCGGATTCCGGCTCGGATTTATCGCATTTAAAAACCACCGCAACCAGAAATTCGGACGGAACCTTTTCCCTCACCGGAAATAAAATATTTATCACTTACGGGGATCAGGACCTGACCGATAACATTATTCATGTGGTATTGGGTAGAATAAAAGGCGCTCCCTCGGGTGCCCGAGGTGTATCCCTTTTTCTTGTACCTAAAATTCGAATTAACAGCGACGGCAGCCTTGGGGAGAGAAACGACGTTTACTGTACCGGGATCGAAAAGAAGATGGGACAGCATAGTGCTCCCAGTTGTGCCATGACGATGGGCGGCAGGGGGGAATGTATCGGAACATTATTAGGGCCTGAAAACAAAGGGTTAAGTTCTTTGTTCGTCATGCTTAATCATTTCAGGCAGATAATTGGTATGCAAGGGATGTCCATGGCGTGTTCTGCCTATCTTTACGCTCTGGAGCATGCGAGGAACCGCTTCCAGGGTTCCCGGCTGGGCACCAAAGACCCGTCGCCGATCTCCATCATTAACCATCCAGACATCAGGCGAATGCTGATGATCATGAAGATGTACACCGAGGGAACGCGTAGCTTGCTTTATTATATTGCGAATTGCGAAGATAAAAAAGCGGTTTCCAAAAGTTCGGAAGAGAAGGAAAAATTTCAGAATCTGGTAGATTTTCTGATTCCTGTCGCAAAAAGCTATGTGACAGACCGGGCTGTGGAGATATGCAACCTCGGCATGCAGATTTTTGGCGGATACGGATATATTAAAGATTATCCGGTGGAGCAGTTGGTGAGGGATGTTAAGATTTTGACCATCTATGAGGGGACCAACGGAATTCATGCTATTGATTTGATGGGCCGAAAGCTCATGCTCAAAGGGGGCCGGCTTTTCAGGGATTTTATGAGCGAGGTTTGGAGGACTGTCGATACGGCCAAAGAAATAGCGGGAATAGATGTGTTTGCTCAGAAAGTGAGAAACGCCGTGGAGAAACTGGAGGCGGTTGTGTCGCATTTAGTTAATACCGCAAAGGGGCCTGATATCGAACATGCTTACCTTTATGCATCTCCTTTCATGGATGTGACCGGAGATGTCATTATGGCATGGATGCTTCTCTGGAGGGCCACCGTCGCGAGCCGAAAATTGATGGAAGAAGAAAATATTCTGGATCAGGCATTCTACCGGGGCCAGATTGAGTCGGCTGAAAACTTTATTAGAAC